The Pirellulales bacterium genome includes a region encoding these proteins:
- a CDS encoding Gfo/Idh/MocA family oxidoreductase: MPKIGVGLVGSQFITTQHYEALRQVPDAEVLAVASPTIEHVRTFAEKRGIPRWFVDYREMYERPEIQLVVLGLPNYLHCDAVVAAAQAGKHVVLEKPMAMNLAECDQMIEACRRANVKLMYAEELCFAPKYTRLKQLVDSGALGKPHLVKQMEKHSGPHAAWFYDTKHSGGGVALDMGCHAVEFFRWLLSGPDCANRPRATSVYAQMGTYLHGDKTRADDESLIIVEFDNGCVGMAEESWAKLGGMDDRAEVYGSQGHAYADLLRGNSIHTYSERGYDYAVEKASQTSGWSFTIYEENWNYGFPQEMAHFVECVRDDKQPIVTGEDGRATLEIIMAAYASAGTGKKISLPFKTDAKRPIDLWRK; this comes from the coding sequence ATGCCCAAGATCGGTGTCGGCCTTGTCGGCAGCCAATTTATCACCACGCAGCACTATGAAGCGCTAAGGCAAGTGCCTGACGCCGAGGTGCTGGCGGTCGCGTCGCCGACGATCGAACACGTCCGCACGTTCGCCGAGAAGCGCGGCATCCCGCGCTGGTTCGTCGACTATCGCGAGATGTACGAGCGGCCCGAGATCCAACTGGTGGTGCTAGGGCTGCCGAATTATTTGCATTGCGACGCCGTGGTGGCGGCGGCCCAGGCCGGCAAGCACGTGGTGCTGGAAAAGCCGATGGCCATGAACCTGGCCGAATGCGACCAGATGATCGAGGCCTGCCGTCGGGCGAACGTCAAGCTGATGTACGCCGAAGAGCTGTGCTTTGCGCCCAAGTACACGCGGCTCAAGCAACTGGTTGATTCGGGCGCGCTTGGCAAGCCGCACCTGGTCAAGCAGATGGAAAAGCACAGCGGCCCGCACGCCGCCTGGTTTTACGATACGAAGCACAGCGGCGGCGGCGTGGCGCTCGACATGGGCTGTCATGCCGTGGAATTTTTTCGTTGGCTGCTCTCCGGCCCCGACTGCGCGAACCGCCCGCGCGCCACGAGTGTCTACGCACAGATGGGCACCTACCTGCACGGCGACAAGACGCGCGCCGACGACGAATCGTTGATCATCGTCGAATTCGACAACGGCTGCGTCGGCATGGCTGAAGAAAGCTGGGCCAAGCTGGGCGGCATGGACGACCGCGCCGAGGTGTATGGCTCGCAGGGACACGCCTATGCCGACTTGCTGCGTGGCAACTCGATTCACACTTATTCCGAACGCGGCTACGACTATGCTGTCGAAAAGGCCAGCCAGACTTCGGGCTGGAGTTTCACGATCTACGAAGAAAACTGGAATTACGGCTTCCCGCAAGAGATGGCCCACTTCGTCGAGTGTGTGCGCGACGACAAGCAACCGATCGTCACCGGCGAGGATGGTCGGGCGACGCTGGAAATCATCATGGCGGCGTACGCCTCGGCCGGCACGGGAAAGAAAATCTCGTTGCCGTTCAAGACAGACGCGAAGCGGCCGATCGATTTGTGGCGGAAGTAG